Genomic window (Rosa chinensis cultivar Old Blush chromosome 6, RchiOBHm-V2, whole genome shotgun sequence):
AAAGGAGGGAGTGAAATATAGGAGGCAACTAGGAATGTTTGGGTGGTTATTCACGTTCCGGTAACAAAATCTTTGGTAGTGTTCCTGACATGTGTGGTTTTCTTGGGGGCATCTCTCAATGGGTTTACTCAACAGTTCAGTATGTTTGCATTCTTCGGCACATTGAGAATCCTTACAAAATATATCTCTGGCCTATCATATTCCTCTTATGCTTGGATGCTTCAAGGTTACACTGGAACCAAAGAAACATGACCAAAAAATTGAAACAATAGCGCAGTTTATTGCCCTGTATGAACTTCTCCATGCCAGGTTCCTACTGAAGACTAGTTGATTTGGCAGGTACCTGAGCTGGACGTACATTTATTTCATGTGCCAAGATTGTTTGTTGTGTAAGTTATGCTCAGTGTcgacttttcttttttccaatgTTAAATCATAAGTATGTTCTTACACATATGCATGATGTTTATGCCAGCTAGCTAGAAGCAAGCAAGTCAGGTTGCGGTTTTTTTCCTTATatgttggtttggtttggtttagtATGCTGCTTGAACTTTTCTTATTAAGAAGATTCAATTCGGTTTTCTAAAGATATATGAGAGCAAAGAAACTTAATTAGGTGCGACAGTATCTCGTATTCATGACTATGCAAAAGCAAGTACATGGAGTAGGGTTGGTTGGCCTTGTACGTACGTATCACTATGAGAAATAACTAGGCTTAACCTTAAGTTAAAAAATCAACAATTTTCTGCAGCAAATTGCCAGCCTCTATCGAAGTGGGGTTGAACAAATGAAAGAAATGGTCCTCCCCTGTTGTCTCAAACAACTCTACAAACCCCTCCCCTCTAACTCTTTCTGGTCACATTGTATCCCACTACTCTTATCTCTAGGCCTCTAGCTCCTGGTATCCTAACTGGTGGCATCGCACAGTGCATTTTTTCGACAGTTCAGTGTGTTTATTGCAACCTTTGGCATGTTGATAATCTAATCCAACTATGCCTTTTGCCTACCATCCTATATATGTGGCCGGTTCCAAATAATTGGGAAGTCTAAAACCGATTGAAGATGCTAAGATTTTAGACAAAGCAAATGAGCACACTCGGGCAATTCATGTACCTAGTAATGTACCCACTTTTTCTGTTCTGAACTTGAGTTTGAAGTTTTATTATGAGTGTACCAACTGCCGAGGAACTATGCTAGCTAGAAACGTTTGCATATATCTATTAATTTATGCGCTACATTGCTACAAACAATCACCCATTAAGCTAGCTAGAAGCATACTAAGCAAGCAAGCGCAGCAAAAATTTATAGCTGCCCGGTGTTCAGATTTCAGCCAACTATATAATAAATTCAGCTCAGATATTAAAGAAATCAACCACTTTTTGCAGCAGATGGCCAGCCTTGTCAGCATTGGGGTTGAACAAATAAAAGCAATGATCCTCTCCTTTTGTCTCAAACAACTCCGCAAACCCTTCCCCTTTCAGTTTCTCTAGAGTCTCATAGTAGCTCACTCCTCTATCTCTCAGCCAATCTTTCTCCGCAACACAAACCAACACCTTCCTACATGGCAATTTCACCAAGTCCGGATCCGCTGCCGGGTTCAGTTTCGGATCATCATCGCACCCTGAACTCGTTGAGCTTAAAAACTTATACATCTTGTCACACTCTTTACCTCCAAAGAAGGGGTGCAACATAACTAAGCCAACAATGTTCAACCCCACTGGAACATTAACCCCAGCTTGGACCGCAACATAATGAGCGATGTTGGCTCCAGCACTCTCACCGCCCAAGAAAACCCTGTCCAGATCTGCATACTCGTTGAGCCAAGCTTCAGGCCCTTCTCCGTCAGAGTGGGAAGCGATCCAGTGCAAAGCGGCTGAGGAATCGTCGTAGGCAATTGGTAGAGGATGCTCTGGGGCTAGCCTGTAGTCAACAGAAACTACAATGACGTTGGCTTTGAGGACTAGCGATGAAAGGAACTTCTTAAAAATTTCTTCAAAGGCTGATCCCAGACAGAAGCCTCCACCGTGGTAATTGACTAAGAGGGGCAACTTCTGACCTTCGCCGTTGATTTTGGGGATCAAAATACAAGCCTTTACCCCGGTTTCAGGCGAGACCACCACGTCTTTGGATTGGACTCCGGTTGTTGGGTCGGGTCCCGCCGGAACGTCGCCACGGGGTCGCACGTACCTCTCTATGCGACCATCTTTGAAGACTTTGAAGAAAGGTGGGAAGTCATGGATTATTTCATTGTTGTTTGAATCCATAGCTGAATCTAGTTCCAGAAGAAAtatgagagaagaagaaggctAGGGAATATTGTTTGATTATGAGTAGGTTgctgtggatttttttttttttttttgagatgaaggttgctgtggatttggatttaaagaaaatcaaaatggGCTTTAATGACATGTTCGGCAAACTAGAAAGTCAAAGAGCTACTGGTCTACTTTGAAGTGTAGgtgaaaaaactcaaaaaagttGCAACCGGATGGCATTGGCATCAAACTTTATGTTGTGAAAAATTAGCTAAGCAGCCTAATcttaattgtttttctttttaggaaGAATATTATAAATGATCACACAACTATTACCTATTCGATACTTTGGTCACTTaacttttaaatatatcactttggttactcaaatttaactctgttattcactttagttactttgttaatttttttcattaaaaaaaattatttgtcacaatattaataatattttcgtccaaccaattgtgaaatattgagaaaTCTGTATTATAATGATTGAGAGTAGTGATTAAAGTGATATAAAATGCCCCTTGGGTGACTAAAATGATTGAtagagtaatagttgagtgaccaaagtgatatatttgaaaattgagtaaCCAAAGTGTTGAATgggtcatagttgagtgaccatttttgGAATTCTCCAATCTTTTTAGGTTGATTCGCTCAAGGCTTCAAATTTCTCCGAAATTTCAGTAATTTTGAAGTACTGAAACGAAATTCATATACTATATTATTTCCATCAAGAGTTTCccaaaattttgagaaattttctgtACATTTCCGCTAAATTCTTAGCTTCTGAATTATCTACatacacaaaatatatttaaaaattcacaccgaaatttttgtgtgtcaccaacaatgaattttttacttcatactttcatagagaaaatatgaaattttgattttcttttttacagTCAAGTTGAATAAAGCAAAAAATCTTGTTGCTTTTGACtgctacaaagttgaatgctccaACCACAACATAATTTCCTTTCTGATTCGTCTCAAATACAGTATGCTTCATACAATGAAACACCATATTGGATCATTCCACAATatccgatatatggattgcatgtggaaGAGATCAACATACATACAATACAccatgtgatttttttttttggtctacaATACACCATGTGATAaagtaccaaaatcatttccaaaattcatataTTTGGGAGcaatattgtatgatactaaatgaaagCAGTCCACCCAGCCAGATCAAACTACATCGTAGTAGCTTTTATATGCCTTTTGTTATACTTGTTCATTGTCATTCACGGAGTTTCGGTATTACGTCCCACCTGCCCTCCTATCcagttgtaattttctaattattagtgaaaaaagGGTGATAACCAAGCCCCCCATTGGGTTCcagtcattaaaaaaaataaaaataaaaataataatcacattcacattatgAATATACAACACATTTATAATTACACATGGATAAAATCATTAGTTTCACAACCTACTatagtactagttaattactcgtccatattaaatattaaaatttatGATAATGTATCATTTTAGAGAAGTTacattgtatataggtttattataaattagtttatgggtggttctagttgaacctccaaatttgatatttggacctccaacttttttcaattattaatagactttgtcaagttatatgaaaagacaaataaagacaaagtgagaaaaatggaaagaaaaaaaaaatactcttcttacctccccaaatataacattcaattaaattttttttcttctttttccggaatttccttatattgtcattgtattttttttcttcttaccTCCCCAAATGCAACAGCCACCACTCACTGAACAGAAAACAAAGTTCCCTCCTTGCAAGTCTGTTACTGCTTCCATCTCTTCCACTATTATAACACACAGAAAAGAAACTAAGTAAGGATGCtgaattgttaatttgtaaTGTAATCAAGGGAGCATATGTTGAAGCTGATATTCATACTCTTACCACCATGTAGTTCAGAACTGAGTTTCAAGATCAAAATAAAGTGATGTTTATGTTTATTTATAGGCCAGATAGATCAATTGAGTCTGAATGGATCTATTTTTGATATAACGTTAACTTAAAATTTGGGATTCTGTGAACAacggccaaatttctctatgtaAATCTCAATACTTATCATTGTTCTgtttagttatgatttttcaacaCTAAGTAAAAATTCATACCTCATTGAAAGAAAAGGTAGAGACTTTGAGCCCAAATGAGCTCTTCCAACTGCTACAGGATTTCAAAGTTGACATCTCTGACTCAAAACCAAGAGCAAGCGAGCAGATGAAGACCATTCTCTTATCGGAGACCGGCCATCGTTATCGTTGAAGCATGGCCAGTGGTTGGATGAATAGAATGTCCTAGAAAAGAGAACTGGCCAAGGTTCTTCACAAACCAAGGAATTACGGCATTTTTGTTGTCCGGATCAAAGCCCTCCTTCAAAGTGCGAGCCCAATTACCACCAAGTGGTAGGTTGCGTTACCGTCGGTGGTGGCGTTGGTCAAACTGATAGTTCGAGATGGTATCAAAAACACGAGAACCCGGTATGAGCAATCGACTCCTCTCCTTGACAACATTGCTCAATTTGGCTGAGCAATTGATATGACCAAATCGATTTGCTCAAGTTCCTGAATTGGAATTGAGTTTGGGGATGTATAGGAGGAAGGCAGTTGAGGTTTGTTTTGGAGGAGATTGGGAAACTAGAATAGAAAAGAAGAGAACGGTCATCGGTGTATTGGGAAAGGTTTGTGCGAGTTCATGGCTGCCGGCCTACTGTCTCTTGATAGTCTGCTACTGAGTGGCGGATCGGAAGGGTCTAAGCTAAGTCGCTCAGATTGGAAAGTAAAGGTTGAGGCATCGAGTCTTGGCTAGGTTTCTCACTTTATAGGATTTGGACTTGGACTCAGGCCAGACAAAATGGGCCTCATGCAGTCATACACTAATTGGATTTAGGACAGATTGACAGAAATCACTTAGTCACATAACATACCCATTTTCTAAGAAAGATCATTATATATTTCCATTTCTATGTATAAATTTTGGGGTTGGGCCGGGCCGAGCTTGGCACTTATGAGCTTAATCGGGTAAGGcagtagggtagggccgggcttcatttgcatgacacataccctaccctatttgaaaaagggtcgggccggcccacCCTAATACAAGGAATGGGTCAGGCTTTGGCCCTATGGGCCGGGGAGGCTTAGGTTGGGTTTAGGGCCGAAGGACTAAATGGTGAAGCCATACTGTATGTTCAATGTATAACGATATCTAAAGTCAGCCAATAACTTTTTTCCATTCTCTTACGATCTTACCTAAAATAAACATAGCAATAAAATAATAAGCTTAAGGAAATATGGGATGATAATACTTGATAAGCTCAAGGAAATATGGGATGATAATACTTGGTAAGCTCAAGATAATACAGTGAGTGACATAGGTCTATTCTTCTcagctatactttctttttgatagTTTGTAATGATGGTGCTCTTTTTGATAGTTTGTAATGATGGTGCAAACAACCATTTGTATTcgttgcgccataaggcgagattaccatatctttttctcatcacgctttctaacaaagacctattAAGATTTTTTGTTAGGAAGTGTTGACATCACTAGCtcaaaaaaccttcctcttcgttaaaGAATCCAAcccaacctggattgcatctttctatttaggccaattttctctatgttggcatttattcatcaatggagcatggttcgatatcatcaaatcaacaaactcatgcgtaaTGAAAGGTGTGAATACATCATCGAtaatgatggagtttctatcccacgtctcatgtacactagtataattTTCAGAGAGCTCTATATTATCAtaaataggttctgacgttgtgGCATCCCCTAACAATAACCataatctagaacattctcataagacagattttgagtgttgatgatccaaggattgaaTTGTGTCAAAGTATCCATtcaacccacgggcctcccacgcatcctagctaaGGCCATAGCCCATgacaccagagtgccactctctatggtgttggtgtcatgcctacctccatggcgttacatcctctcgtagggacgtccatccttgcaggcatggtTGCAGTAAATATGTACATGTGATcgatctcatcacttttagcAGGGATCGTgataagacatagtggggacagaccacgacaattcttgtcgttcctgctggacatccatgttcttatctccccctaacgacaggaagactgtctcatcaaagtgacaatccgcaaacctaatggtaaagagatcgcctagcaagggtattaagtggTGGATGATACTTGGAGTCTCATATCCAACATATGTGCCCATTCGTCTAtgaggacccatcatagtgagctgtggcggtgcaattggcacataaatggcacactcaaatatgcgtaagtacgagatactggtacccagtcactaactgtaacgcagaggtagattgagtggtcgtgggtcgtagacaaattagcat
Coding sequences:
- the LOC112172145 gene encoding 2-hydroxyisoflavanone dehydratase: MDSNNNEIIHDFPPFFKVFKDGRIERYVRPRGDVPAGPDPTTGVQSKDVVVSPETGVKACILIPKINGEGQKLPLLVNYHGGGFCLGSAFEEIFKKFLSSLVLKANVIVVSVDYRLAPEHPLPIAYDDSSAALHWIASHSDGEGPEAWLNEYADLDRVFLGGESAGANIAHYVAVQAGVNVPVGLNIVGLVMLHPFFGGKECDKMYKFLSSTSSGCDDDPKLNPAADPDLVKLPCRKVLVCVAEKDWLRDRGVSYYETLEKLKGEGFAELFETKGEDHCFYLFNPNADKAGHLLQKVVDFFNI